One Glandiceps talaboti chromosome 20, keGlaTala1.1, whole genome shotgun sequence genomic region harbors:
- the LOC144450587 gene encoding uncharacterized protein LOC144450587 — MVPLLYDLCLKSICHNLTKVGHLVKDCLPTRLKEVLLERLAETSEVYYSDTCISEFLFAPDLRNVVLRSTSFPNDLLGHLDSNSRKLKSLKIIVNASSLWRYRSSENWTPIGDCLKVQKELETLEIFYDRTDGIRVLSSIQCPNLQHFKLVVFDRFSFCHHQLEKHIETFTRTIKSLRSFEIQTFDFGVKKPYRLQNLNSSVQKIVRNFGENLVQLKLRGSSCLSKETIETISSQCPNLKEFDLRCSDDMIWRAQTFAFPTDSLSSLLCGCKQLEHLTIMPHHFNNNAESVLRISHLPGSISSLSLIPAQIVRPIFFSNLPDSLTNLAVPMVFLNKESVIMILSQLGSRLTDLDFPCKGNPSETLEHTTIQAIFDYCHNLISLGLCCFYDTSLETLHNLFTNRERASKFRCLRLFGDAEIEKSAEHVPHIAQVNSVKLLQNTAVESCKLLSKLTVNSKYTDDTLLTNIANNCPRLTHLYVQASNTNRRCPVQYGISDKGVSELASKCNLRELYLRGTPCCNITAVSLRTLANFCPYLQLLDCVPKYNGWDDKWAYVNRDRDRLRRSVMRGIRITSTFKWNA; from the coding sequence ATGGTACCATTGCTGTATGACTTGTGTCTTAAATCTATTTGTCATAATCTGACAAAAGTTGGGCATCTTGTCAAAGATTGTTTACCTACCAGACTGAAAGAAGTACTGCTGGAGCGATTAGCAGAAACCTCGGAAGTGTATTACTCTGATACTTGTATTAGTGAGTTTCTATTTGCACCAGATCTTAGAAATGTTGTTTTACGGAGCACGTCTTTCCCAAACGACCTTCTTGGGCACCTCGATTCAAATTCAAGAAAATTAAAAAGCCTTAAAATCATAGTTAATGCATCAAGTTTATGGAGATATCGATCAAGTGAGAATTGGACACCCATTGGCGATTGTCTTAAGGTTCAAAAAGAGCTTGAAACTCTTGAAATTTTCTACGATCGCACTGATGGCATTCGCGTACTGTCGTCAATCCAATGTCCAAACCTGCAACACTTTAAACTAGTAGTATTTGATCGTTTCTCTTTCTGCCATCATCAACTGGAAAAACACATCGAGACATTTACGCGTACTATAAAAAGTTTGCGGTCATTTGAAATACAGACTTTTGATTTCGGTGTTAAGAAACCATACCGATTACAAAATTTGAATTCATCTGTACAGAAAATTGTGCGTAATTTCGGAGAAAATTTAGTACAACTAAAACTCCGCGGATCGTCCTGTTTATCAAAGGAAACAATCGAAACCATATCGAGTCAATGCCCTAACCTCAAGGAATTTGACCTTAGATGTTCAGATGATATGATATGGCGTGCCCAAACCTTCGCATTTCCCACTGATTCACTCTCCTCTTTACTGTGTGGTTGTAAACAACTCGAACACCTGACAATTATGCCACACCATTTCAATAATAATGCTGAAAGTGTGTTACGTATTTCACATCTACCTGGCAGTATAAGTAGTCTATCGCTGATCCCCGCACAGATTGTACgtccaatatttttctcaaacTTACCAGATAGTTTAACCAACCTTGCTGTACCAATGGTATTCTTAAATAAAGAATCAGTGATAATGATTTTATCACAGCTAGGATCACGTCTAACCGATTTAGATTTCCCCTGTAAAGGCAATCCCTCAGAAACGCTCGAACACACCACTATCCAGGCAATATTTGACTATTGCCATAATTTGATATCGTTAGGATTATGTTGCTTCTACGACACGTCACTGGAGACACTTCATAATCTCTTCACAAATAGAGAAAGGGCAAGTAAGTTTCGCTGCTTACGACTGTTTGGAGACGCTGAAATAGAGAAGTCAGCTGAGCACGTCCCTCATATCGCCCAAGTAAACAGTGTAAAACTTCTACAGAATACGGCAGTGGAATCTTGCAAACTGCTATCCAAACTAACGGTGAATAGCAAATACACGGATGACACATTGCTCACCAACATAGCCAATAATTGCCCACGTTTAACACATTTATATGTCCAGGCCAGTAATACAAATCGTCGTTGCCCAGTGCAATACGGCATTAGTGATAAAGGCGTCTCCGAATTGGCTTCGAAATGCAATCTACGCGAGTTGTATTTACGTGGGACACCTTGTTGTAATATCACTGCTGTATCCTTGAGGACATTAGCAAATTTCTGTCCCTACTTACAGCTGCTAGATTGTGTTCCTAAATACAACGGATGGGACGACAAATGGGCCTATGTAAATCGCGATCGCGATCGCCTGAGACGTTCGGTCATGCGAGGAATAAGAATAACATCTACATTTAAATGGAATGCATAA